A segment of the Candidatus Kryptonium sp. genome:
ATCAAGAAGAGCTTTTAAAAGCGAAGAACGAAATTGAAAGCAAATCAAACAATGAAGTTTTAGCAATTCGTGCGGATGTCACAAATTACGAAGATATAAAAAACCTTGTTAAATCAACTGTTGAAAAATTTGGCACTGTTCACATTCTAATTACAAATGCAGGTGGACCACCAGCGGGATATTTTGAAAATTTCTCCGACGATGATTGGAACAACGCTTTCAATTTAAACTTTATGAGCGCAGTGCGATTAATTCGCGAAGTTTTGCCCTATATGAAAACGCAAAGGTGGGGACGAATAATAAATATAACTTCCGTAGCTGTCAAACAGCCGATAGATAACCTCGTGCTTTCAAATTCAATCCGAATGTCCGTCGTCGGACTTGCTAAAACGCTTGCTCTTCAACTTGCAAAATATAACATCCTTGTTAACAATGTCGCTCCGGGTTATACGCTTACAGATAGAGTTAAGTTTGTAATAGAACAGCGAGCGAAAGATAGCGGAAAAACATTTGACGAAGTAAAATTAGAACTTGCGAAAGATATCCCTCTCGGGAGATTGGCTGAACCAGAGGAACTCGCAAATGTCGTCGTCTTCCTCGCTTCGGAGAGAGCAAGTTATATAACTGGCGTAACTATCCCAGTTGATGGTGGCTGGGTAAAGGGAGTTTATTGATGAAAAAACAAATGCAAACCTATTGATGAAAAGACTAATCATCTTTCTTCTTCTATTTCAAAATCTTTACGCTCAAATTCTTAAATCTCCACCATATGAAAAGTATGTTGATTCTGTCAGAATAACATTTTCGTGGCGGACTCTTTCAATCTCGGACACAAGAGTTAAAATTGGGAAAACACCGAACTATGAGATCGGTGAATTCATTGATACCACAAGAACAACAAATCACGAGATAACTGTCTCGGGGCTTGAACCAGCGACGATTTATTATGTCCAGATCGCATCTTACGGGGTTATAAGAGATTCAGTCCGCTTTATCACTTCAACTTCTTCTGACTCAAGGTCAACAGGAAGAATTAATGTTTATTTTAACAAAAGTGTTGACACAAGCGTAAGCGTATGGCAGAAAGCAAATGGAAATGTTGATTTAAAAGCAAAGTTAATTGAGAGAATAAATCAGGCGAGATATTCAATTGATATATGTATTTATAATTTTTCAGGTACGGTCGCAAGCCAAATAGCAGATGCGCTCGTTAATGCAAAAAACCGCGGTGTTAAAATTAGATTTATAACTGAACAAGAAAATTATAATCCAGCGAGAGCAGGTTATTCAAAATTGATAAATGCTGGGATCCCGATTTTGAGGGATAACACAAGCGGATATATGCATAACAAGTTTGTAATAATTGATTATAGGGATACAAGTTCCTGGAGCAATGTTTGGGTTTTAACTGGCTCGTGGAATTTCACGGACGAAGGAACTAACAGGGATTTTCAAAATTTGATAGAGATCCAAGATAGAGCGATTGCTGGTGCATTTACGCGAGAGTTTGAGGAGATGTGGGGCGGTAGTGGTGATTTCCCAGATACCGCAAGAATGAGGTTCGGATCAAACAAGACGGAAAACACTCCACATGTTTTCAACATAAAAGGAAAAAGAGTTGAAGTATACTTCAGTCCCTCGGACGGGGTCGCTTCAAAGATAACCAAAGCATTAAACCAGGCAAATCATTCAATCTTTTTTGCGCTTTTGACATTTACAAATTCAACTTTATCAAACGCAATTAAAGCAAGATACGACGCTGGCGTAAGAAAAATTAAGGGAATACTTGATAACAACACAGACACAGGAAGTCAATATTCCTTCCTTTTAAATTTTTCTGAAGTTCTAATTGATACAGATAGAGCCGCGTTACTTCATCACAAGTATTGTTTGATTGATCCAACGCATATTTTTTCAGATCCAATTCTTATCACTGGTTCATACAATTGGTCAAACTCCGCTGAAAATAGCAACGATGAAAATGTTTTGATAATTTGGGATACTCTTCTTGTAAATCTTTATCTACAGGAGTTCGTTGCAAGGTATAAGCAAAACGGCGGGCGC
Coding sequences within it:
- a CDS encoding SDR family oxidoreductase, yielding MDLGLKDKVAIVSASSKGLGKACALGLAREGARVVICARNQEELLKAKNEIESKSNNEVLAIRADVTNYEDIKNLVKSTVEKFGTVHILITNAGGPPAGYFENFSDDDWNNAFNLNFMSAVRLIREVLPYMKTQRWGRIINITSVAVKQPIDNLVLSNSIRMSVVGLAKTLALQLAKYNILVNNVAPGYTLTDRVKFVIEQRAKDSGKTFDEVKLELAKDIPLGRLAEPEELANVVVFLASERASYITGVTIPVDGGWVKGVY
- a CDS encoding phospholipase D-like domain-containing protein, with product MKRLIIFLLLFQNLYAQILKSPPYEKYVDSVRITFSWRTLSISDTRVKIGKTPNYEIGEFIDTTRTTNHEITVSGLEPATIYYVQIASYGVIRDSVRFITSTSSDSRSTGRINVYFNKSVDTSVSVWQKANGNVDLKAKLIERINQARYSIDICIYNFSGTVASQIADALVNAKNRGVKIRFITEQENYNPARAGYSKLINAGIPILRDNTSGYMHNKFVIIDYRDTSSWSNVWVLTGSWNFTDEGTNRDFQNLIEIQDRAIAGAFTREFEEMWGGSGDFPDTARMRFGSNKTENTPHVFNIKGKRVEVYFSPSDGVASKITKALNQANHSIFFALLTFTNSTLSNAIKARYDAGVRKIKGILDNNTDTGSQYSFLLNFSEVLIDTDRAALLHHKYCLIDPTHIFSDPILITGSYNWSNSAENSNDENVLIIWDTLLVNLYLQEFVARYKQNGGRDVITSVQEISNEVQDFELSQNYPNPFNLETNIIYSIPFDGFVSLKVFDVLGREVLSAVNSYQKSGRYRLNLKFDSVNLSSGVYFYHLEVTNSGRRIVSPTRKMIIIK